A window of Hymenobacter aerilatus contains these coding sequences:
- a CDS encoding sugar MFS transporter: protein MTKAVPTSSAAVPTTSTQQTRSIVIIGALFFIFGFVTWLNSVLIPYLRIACELNNFEAYLVAFAFYISYLVMAIPSAWVLKATGFKNGMSVGLLVMAVGALIFIPAALTRTYGLFLFGLFVQGTGLAVLQTAANPYITILGPRESAAKRISVMGICNKIAGALAPVALGAVALKDADALVARLGTMSVAAKTAELDALATRVITPYLLMTAVLVLLAVLIYFSSLPEIDTDHEDETVAAANTNKTSVLQFPHLLLGALAMFVYVGVEVIAGDTIISYGNAQGIELETAKFFTTFTMGAMIVGYLVGVVAIPKFISQEKALQVFAVAGVAFALGALFTSGITSVLFIALLGLANSLIFPAIWPLAIEGLGRFTKIGSSFLIMAIAGGAVLPPLYGSLADAYSPQQAYWLVIPCYLFILYYGLAGHKVRR from the coding sequence ATGACGAAAGCAGTTCCCACGTCTTCGGCGGCCGTGCCCACCACCAGCACGCAGCAAACCAGGTCCATTGTCATCATTGGGGCGCTGTTCTTCATTTTCGGCTTCGTAACGTGGCTGAACTCGGTGCTGATTCCCTACCTGCGCATTGCCTGCGAGCTAAATAACTTCGAGGCCTACCTGGTGGCATTTGCTTTCTACATTTCCTACCTCGTGATGGCCATTCCATCGGCGTGGGTGCTGAAAGCCACAGGTTTCAAGAACGGCATGTCGGTGGGGTTGCTAGTCATGGCCGTGGGGGCCTTGATTTTTATTCCGGCGGCCCTCACGCGTACGTATGGGCTGTTTCTGTTTGGCTTGTTTGTGCAGGGCACGGGCTTGGCGGTGCTGCAAACGGCGGCTAATCCCTACATCACCATCCTCGGTCCGCGCGAAAGCGCTGCCAAGCGCATCAGCGTGATGGGCATTTGCAACAAAATAGCCGGTGCGCTGGCTCCGGTGGCCCTGGGTGCCGTGGCGCTGAAAGACGCCGACGCCCTGGTAGCCCGCTTGGGCACGATGAGCGTGGCAGCCAAAACCGCCGAGCTGGATGCGCTGGCTACCCGCGTTATCACGCCCTACCTGCTCATGACGGCCGTGCTGGTATTGCTGGCTGTACTGATCTACTTTTCCTCTCTACCCGAAATCGACACCGACCACGAGGATGAAACCGTGGCTGCTGCCAACACCAACAAAACCAGTGTGTTGCAGTTTCCGCATTTGCTGTTGGGCGCGCTAGCCATGTTTGTTTATGTGGGGGTAGAGGTTATTGCCGGCGACACCATCATTAGCTACGGTAATGCGCAGGGGATTGAACTGGAAACGGCTAAGTTTTTCACCACGTTTACGATGGGGGCCATGATTGTGGGCTACCTCGTTGGTGTTGTGGCCATTCCGAAGTTTATTTCCCAGGAAAAAGCATTGCAGGTGTTTGCCGTGGCTGGGGTAGCGTTTGCCCTGGGGGCGCTGTTCACCAGCGGCATCACATCGGTACTGTTCATTGCGTTGCTGGGGCTAGCCAACTCGCTCATCTTTCCGGCTATCTGGCCGCTGGCCATCGAGGGCCTGGGCCGCTTCACCAAAATCGGTTCGTCCTTCCTGATTATGGCCATTGCCGGCGGCGCTGTGCTGCCGCCACTCTATGGTTCCCTGGCCGATGCCTATAGCCCCCAGCAGGCCTACTGGCTGGTGATTCCCTGCTATCTGTTCATCCTGTACTACGGTCTTGCCGGGCACAAAGTGCGCCGGTAA
- a CDS encoding glycoside hydrolase family 2 protein: MSPHKLLLPLLLLTTPLLAQQRYELNTGWQATPKSKVSVDGAALSQPTYALSGWQPAVVPGTVLTTQLANKQVPDPFYGMNNKQIPDIYRTGRDYYTYWFTKDFTEKVTGDEQAWLHLRGVNYSCDVFLNGQKLNAQTHHGMFLRQTYNVTPYLAKDGKNRLAVIVYPPDPVGNPNGGQGGDGTIARNATTQYTAGWDWIQPIRDRNTGIWDKVTIEKTQQINVKNPHIITRVPGKRKPTGPQAPATVQVSAELDNPTAKAVAGVLRYTIDGRTVEQKVTIPARTTQQVSLKDLSLPNPKLWWPNGYGEQPLYESKLQFLVRGKTVSDEETVQVGVREIQREWNTTTQSMEVHLNGQKIFIKGGNWIISDAMLRFTDARYDAEIRFHRDMNLNLIRVWGGALVERPEFYQACDKYGMLVMQDFWMSGDANGRWVDPMKLEDQWTRRQYPNDHQLFIKSAADQVKMVRNHASLAIWCGGNEITPPKDILTALEDSVLPKLDGTRWFVPYSNSDSMSYNNQGGNGDGPYGIQNLRSFWQHRTYPFNSEVGSVGVGDEESLARFVPPANMVPPRYLGADKKPTEAVDSVWQYHLYIGYEDHLLPYGAPKNVRDFGLKAQLVNYDQYRALMEGFSSHMWEWYTGSIIWKTQNPWTALRGQMYDYYLDPNACLYGLRTGSEPLHVMYNPVDSAVVLVNNTFETKRDLMLVVDAYDMAGKKTSLTQVIVEINPSQAKKYLPIAGTMRKLAREKGTFLMLQLQDLNKQPVSQNFYWIPDAKGQYSGLQTMNKAPLGVSARQTAPGKVEVTLTNPANQPVAFFNRVSLVNQQTQKRVLPTFYSDNYVSVLPGGRQTITLDYTPGAEAGTPAVSVEGWNVAKQVVPVAQ, encoded by the coding sequence ATGTCACCACACAAACTCCTGCTCCCGCTTCTTCTCCTGACTACCCCGTTGCTTGCCCAGCAGCGCTACGAGCTGAACACGGGCTGGCAGGCCACACCCAAAAGCAAAGTGAGCGTAGATGGAGCCGCGCTTTCGCAGCCTACATATGCCCTGAGCGGCTGGCAGCCCGCCGTGGTGCCCGGCACCGTGCTTACGACCCAGCTGGCCAACAAGCAAGTGCCCGACCCGTTTTACGGGATGAACAACAAGCAGATACCCGACATCTACCGCACGGGTAGGGACTATTACACCTACTGGTTCACCAAAGACTTCACCGAAAAAGTTACGGGCGATGAGCAGGCCTGGCTGCACCTGCGCGGCGTGAATTACAGCTGCGACGTGTTTTTGAACGGCCAGAAGCTGAACGCGCAGACCCACCACGGCATGTTTCTGCGCCAGACCTACAACGTGACGCCCTACCTGGCCAAGGACGGCAAAAACCGGCTGGCCGTTATCGTGTACCCGCCCGACCCCGTGGGTAACCCCAACGGCGGCCAGGGCGGCGACGGCACTATTGCCCGCAACGCCACCACGCAGTACACCGCCGGCTGGGACTGGATTCAGCCCATCCGCGACCGGAACACCGGCATCTGGGACAAGGTGACGATTGAGAAAACCCAGCAGATCAACGTTAAGAATCCGCATATCATCACCCGCGTGCCGGGCAAGCGCAAGCCTACCGGTCCGCAGGCGCCGGCTACCGTGCAAGTATCGGCAGAGCTGGACAACCCAACTGCCAAGGCCGTGGCGGGTGTGCTGCGCTATACCATAGATGGTCGCACGGTGGAGCAGAAAGTGACCATTCCGGCGCGCACCACCCAGCAGGTGAGCCTCAAAGACCTCAGCCTACCCAACCCCAAACTGTGGTGGCCCAACGGCTACGGCGAACAGCCGTTGTACGAGTCGAAGCTGCAATTCCTGGTACGCGGCAAAACCGTGTCGGATGAGGAAACGGTACAGGTAGGTGTGCGCGAGATTCAGCGGGAATGGAACACCACCACCCAGAGCATGGAGGTACACCTGAATGGGCAGAAAATCTTCATCAAGGGCGGCAACTGGATTATTTCCGACGCCATGCTGCGCTTCACGGATGCCCGCTACGACGCCGAAATCCGCTTTCACCGCGACATGAACCTGAACCTGATTCGGGTGTGGGGCGGCGCGCTGGTGGAGCGCCCCGAGTTCTACCAGGCCTGCGACAAGTATGGGATGCTGGTGATGCAGGACTTCTGGATGTCGGGCGACGCCAACGGGCGTTGGGTAGACCCCATGAAGCTAGAGGACCAGTGGACCCGCCGCCAGTACCCCAACGACCACCAGCTGTTCATCAAATCAGCAGCGGACCAGGTGAAAATGGTGCGCAACCACGCCTCGCTGGCCATCTGGTGCGGTGGCAACGAAATCACCCCGCCCAAGGACATCCTCACGGCACTGGAAGATTCTGTCTTACCGAAGCTGGACGGCACGCGCTGGTTTGTGCCCTACTCCAACTCGGATAGCATGTCGTACAACAACCAGGGCGGCAACGGCGACGGGCCCTATGGCATTCAGAACCTACGCAGCTTCTGGCAGCACCGCACCTACCCCTTCAACTCGGAAGTGGGCTCGGTAGGGGTAGGCGATGAGGAGTCGTTGGCGCGGTTTGTTCCGCCAGCCAACATGGTGCCCCCGCGCTACCTCGGCGCTGATAAAAAGCCCACGGAGGCTGTAGATTCGGTGTGGCAATACCACCTCTACATCGGCTACGAAGACCACCTGCTACCCTACGGCGCGCCCAAAAACGTGCGCGACTTCGGCTTGAAAGCCCAGCTAGTGAACTACGACCAGTATCGCGCTTTGATGGAGGGTTTCAGCTCGCACATGTGGGAGTGGTACACGGGCAGCATCATTTGGAAAACCCAAAACCCCTGGACCGCCCTGCGCGGCCAGATGTACGACTACTACCTCGACCCCAACGCCTGCCTCTACGGTCTGCGCACCGGCAGCGAGCCGCTGCACGTGATGTACAACCCCGTGGATAGCGCCGTGGTACTGGTGAACAACACCTTCGAGACTAAGCGCGACCTGATGCTGGTGGTAGACGCCTATGACATGGCCGGCAAGAAAACCAGCCTCACGCAGGTAATTGTGGAAATCAACCCCTCGCAGGCCAAGAAATACTTGCCCATTGCCGGCACGATGCGCAAGCTGGCGCGGGAGAAAGGCACATTCCTGATGCTGCAATTGCAGGACCTGAACAAGCAGCCCGTGAGCCAGAACTTCTACTGGATACCCGATGCCAAAGGGCAATACTCGGGTCTGCAAACCATGAACAAGGCGCCCCTGGGCGTCTCGGCCCGCCAAACCGCACCCGGCAAGGTAGAAGTAACCCTCACCAACCCCGCCAACCAGCCCGTTGCCTTCTTCAACCGCGTGTCGCTGGTAAACCAGCAAACTCAGAAGCGTGTGTTGCCTACCTTCTACAGCGACAACTACGTGTCGGTGCTGCCCGGCGGGCGCCAGACTATCACGTTGGACTACACGCCCGGTGCGGAAGCAGGCACGCCAGCTGTATCGGTAGAAGGGTGGAACGTGGCAAAGCAGGTGGTGCCGGTGGCGCAGTAG
- a CDS encoding family 20 glycosylhydrolase, translating to MKRFLWLLLLVLTTGSASAQTAPERYPLIPYPASLTPATGTFTITKATQLALSKESKRFAQEAEQLQLLLTNGVGAPLKTTKKAGASSIELRYDASITAPEGYKLTITPQQVTLAAREPAGMFRAVQTVRQLLPPTLEKAGKGATPLTLPAVQIEDQPAYAWRGMHLDVSRHFFDVAYLKKYMDLLALYKFNKLHLHLTDDQGWRLEIKKYPKLTEVGAWRTFNNQDSACIRKSKDNPDMALETKFLRQRNGQTEYGGFYTQDDMRGIIAYAAARHIEVIPEIDMPGHMMAAIRACPFLTCNGKNDWGKLFSTPICPCNETTYEFVENVLTEVAALFPSPYVHIGADEVEKTSWSTAACTELMQKEGIKDVNGLQSYFVRRVERFLQSKGKKMIGWDDMLEGGIDASATVMYWRSWVKDAPAKALHNGNPLIMTPVSTLYFDNLPDKNSVEKVYQLEVVPSDLDPTSARKAILGAQANLWTEQIPSENRADYMVMPRMTALAEVVWTNKNQYASYLSRLRQHYPRLALLNVHYRVPDLAGFSEESVFTDRTTLAVEKPLDQLILRYTTDGSTPTATSPVLPAALPITQPTTVKLVAFTPEGLRGDTYTIRYRQQPYATPVAAKAPASGLTATYFTGYFKKSALMQEAKANGSITVTSVQVPKQAEADQFGVQFRGYLDVPETGVYTFYLTCDDGGTLRLADRMVVDNDGLHSAIEKSGQVALSKGLHPIALDFVEGGGGYTLLLKYSKDGSEPQQVPASWLKH from the coding sequence ATGAAAAGATTTTTGTGGTTGCTCCTTCTGGTTCTCACTACCGGTTCAGCCTCCGCCCAAACCGCTCCCGAGCGCTACCCGCTGATTCCCTACCCTGCCTCCTTGACGCCGGCAACGGGCACGTTCACCATTACCAAAGCCACCCAACTGGCCCTATCCAAGGAGAGCAAACGCTTTGCGCAGGAAGCTGAGCAACTGCAACTGCTGCTAACAAACGGGGTAGGGGCACCGCTGAAAACCACGAAGAAAGCCGGAGCTAGTAGCATTGAGCTGCGCTACGATGCTTCGATAACAGCGCCGGAAGGATACAAGCTGACCATCACGCCGCAGCAGGTGACGCTGGCGGCGCGTGAGCCAGCCGGCATGTTTCGGGCGGTACAAACGGTACGGCAGCTGCTGCCGCCTACCCTTGAGAAGGCCGGAAAAGGCGCTACCCCCCTGACGCTGCCCGCCGTGCAGATCGAAGACCAACCGGCGTACGCGTGGCGCGGGATGCACCTAGACGTGTCGCGGCACTTTTTTGACGTTGCCTACCTCAAGAAGTACATGGACTTGCTGGCGCTCTACAAGTTCAACAAGCTGCACCTGCACCTCACCGACGACCAAGGCTGGCGCCTCGAAATCAAGAAATACCCCAAGCTGACCGAAGTAGGCGCGTGGCGTACCTTCAACAACCAGGATTCGGCGTGCATCCGCAAATCGAAGGATAATCCCGATATGGCGCTGGAGACCAAGTTCTTGCGGCAGCGTAACGGCCAGACGGAGTACGGCGGCTTCTACACCCAGGACGACATGCGCGGCATCATTGCCTACGCCGCGGCCCGCCACATTGAGGTCATTCCTGAAATCGATATGCCTGGCCACATGATGGCTGCCATCCGGGCCTGCCCTTTCCTCACCTGCAACGGCAAAAACGATTGGGGAAAGCTGTTTTCAACCCCCATCTGTCCCTGCAACGAAACCACCTACGAGTTCGTGGAAAACGTGCTGACGGAGGTAGCCGCTTTGTTTCCAAGCCCCTATGTGCACATCGGGGCCGATGAGGTGGAGAAAACCAGCTGGAGCACGGCAGCCTGCACCGAACTGATGCAGAAGGAAGGCATTAAGGACGTGAATGGACTGCAAAGCTACTTTGTGCGGCGCGTCGAGCGGTTTTTGCAGAGCAAGGGTAAGAAGATGATTGGCTGGGACGATATGCTGGAAGGCGGCATCGACGCTTCGGCTACTGTAATGTACTGGCGCAGCTGGGTAAAGGACGCCCCCGCCAAAGCCCTTCACAACGGCAACCCGCTCATTATGACGCCGGTGAGCACGCTCTATTTCGATAACCTGCCGGATAAGAACTCCGTGGAGAAGGTGTATCAGCTGGAGGTAGTGCCCTCCGATCTGGACCCTACATCCGCCCGAAAGGCCATCCTAGGCGCCCAGGCCAACCTCTGGACGGAACAAATACCCTCCGAAAACCGCGCCGACTATATGGTAATGCCCCGCATGACGGCGCTGGCCGAGGTGGTGTGGACCAACAAAAACCAGTACGCTTCCTACCTCAGCCGCCTGCGCCAGCATTACCCCCGCCTGGCCCTATTGAACGTGCACTACCGCGTGCCCGACCTGGCGGGTTTCTCCGAGGAAAGCGTCTTCACCGACCGCACCACTCTCGCGGTAGAAAAGCCCCTCGACCAACTAATTTTGCGCTACACCACCGATGGCAGTACGCCCACGGCTACCTCACCCGTGCTGCCGGCTGCCCTACCCATCACCCAGCCCACCACGGTGAAGCTGGTGGCCTTCACGCCGGAGGGGCTGCGGGGTGATACCTACACCATCCGGTACAGGCAACAGCCCTACGCCACGCCCGTAGCCGCGAAGGCCCCGGCGTCTGGCCTCACGGCTACGTACTTCACCGGCTACTTCAAGAAATCGGCGCTGATGCAGGAGGCCAAGGCCAATGGCAGCATCACCGTAACCAGCGTGCAGGTGCCCAAGCAAGCGGAAGCCGACCAGTTTGGGGTGCAGTTTCGGGGCTACCTCGACGTACCGGAAACCGGCGTCTACACCTTCTACCTCACCTGTGACGACGGCGGTACCCTGCGCCTAGCCGACCGCATGGTAGTCGACAACGACGGCCTGCACTCGGCCATTGAGAAAAGCGGGCAGGTAGCCCTCTCGAAAGGATTGCACCCTATTGCCCTCGATTTTGTAGAGGGTGGGGGTGGCTACACGCTGCTGCTGAAATACAGCAAAGATGGCAGTGAGCCACAGCAAGTACCTGCTAGCTGGTTGAAACACTAA